CTTTGTGCATCACTGAGCCACCAGGAAATCCTTGAGCAGAACACAGATCATGAATGCCATTGATGATGTCAAATAGGTTGGAGTTGGTACGATTGGAGGCATTAGCAAAAGAGGCAGCTGATCTCACAATGGTTTCCAGATATCTTGTGGAAACATTAGTTAAGGTTTTAAGAGCATTGCATTTGAAGGTTTTGAATCCAACTGAGTGGCAAACCTGAGCAACCGCAATTTTGGCTACAGCAAATGAGAATTCTGAAGGAGTTTCTGCTACTTGAGCATCATTTACTCCTACTAGATCCCTCTTTTTGCTTTTTGCCCTTCGGGGTAGTTTTGATGTGGCTTTTGTGCTGCTATTGTTTTGCATAAATGGTTAAAAAGAGAAAGGTATAAGAACTCAGAACCTTACGAAAAACTCTGGAGCTAACTTGATACATGATGCATACTAGCTCCATTCCTGCCATCATatcaagaaataaaatcaataaaatttaatcaggACTTGAACTTAGAAATGATGAAACATACTACATTTTATAGTTTCTACAAAAGGAAGAGTCAGTATACTTTTATCATATAGGTGCTcgtcaattttaatttgatcatgCCATTGATGATTGAGATTCACAAGGTTGTAACTTGTAACAGGCAACTTCGATTTGAaagcagaaaaagaaaaggcaaagAAAGTATGATCAATGTCTGAATCGAGAAACACCACAAAAATTAAATCCACACATTATAAAAGTAAGGAACCTCAATTATTACTTCCCCAGCCATGGATGATCCCTTGGCTTTGGAAAGCGATAGAAACTGCATTGatcaaaaagaaaagtagaACCACAAACAGAAAATGTTAAGAAAACTCTGGAATGTAACCAAGTAACACAAGGAATAAATGTGACCGAGTAAAGCAAAGAGCATTCCAGCCTAAGGTATTGGATCATTCATATTATagacaaaaaaatcaacaattaacCCTTAGAAGTTTGAAAACTGGACAAGGTTGGACAAAATACGAGGAGGGCACAGAGATAACATAAAAATGtaacattcaaaattaatttcaaattctcgTAATTTTGGTATGCAAAATCGGGGCTAATACCGCAAGAAACACCCTATACTCATGAATAGGGAAGGGAGGGATGGATTATGCTAGAAAAGGGTTGCTAGGAAGAACAAATTATCCATTCATAAAGAAGTTTAGGGGTAATGGCAATGGCAAAGTTATGCTCAAACAGCCAAACACAAAGCTTTGTGGGCTTGGATTAAGTGTGGAAAATTAATCAAtaacaaaattagttaaaatataacattttagcATGTATAATGTACcatgataaaaatttattttatataactaaaatttataataaatacatatttttaaatgtataaattatattataattaaaagattctaataaaaaatatttttaaatatataaattatattttaaatttatgataagttagaaaaatttaaaatttgaaataaccaTAAAGTGAACTTAAAATTCAAActattaaaaatcatgaaaacatgttttaatttcgTACGGATCTCTAGTAACCAAAGAAGATAATGTTGTTAGAGGGGTCACTTGAAGCTAACGTGGCAACGCATCTTTGGATTTGGAGAGAGAACTTGTGAAGGAAAATCCAACAGTGATACATCATACAACTCAACTTGGACTTGAGTCTTGAAACTGAACAATAATATCATCTACAAGGTTCCAATGCCATGTCTACACCTTTTCTAAGTCCATTATactagatttcctttctcttatgTTTCCCATGACCACACTCGTGCAATTCTCTATCAAAGGTTCGAACTTGAAGCACAACTTCTTTCACCATGGCATATACAAGAGACCCACTTGCTCTTTCTCTCGGATAGAAACAAAGTTTGGTTCTTTTAACGGGAATAGCTTGAAACTGAGAGTAGGCAGGGAGAGCTTGTGCTTCTTGGGAGGTGCAGTGTTTAAAAATGGGGAAGAGAAGGGGTGCAAGAGGGAAAAGAGGGCGGTGTTGGTGAAGAATAATCAAGGGTTTGGCTTCAAtggaggaggtggtggtggaagagaTGATGGTGCCACTGCTAGGATTTTGGGAAACCTTGCTTTAGCTATTGGATTGACTTACCTTTCTATGACTGGACAACTTGGTTGGATTTTGGATGCTATTGTGTCCATTTGGGTATTGTTCAATATTCCCTCTCTTGGTTTGCTTTAATTGTGTCATATTTAGCTTAATCAgcataattttattgatatattGGAAGTTCATATTAGTTCTGTATATGCTATATACTTCATTTCCATCTTGCTTTTTAGTTATCCAGCTTTCTGTGCTGAGTGGTTTAGtacttttagttttagttgaGTCCACATTTAAGCTATTTCATTGATGGTTGGCACTCGGTCTTTTTTGTGTAGTAGATGCTATTATGAAATTCATATGAGTAGGAGTAGCAACCTTAAGCTTGTGCCATAGTTCATCCTCTTGCTATCATCATGCaatatatggattttttttgCTATATGAAATTCACTTAGTACACCActttagaagaagaaaacaacaagATAGAATAAAAGCGGATTCACAGAGGAACCAAATATGAGAGTACttaattaaatgtataatttattatgGCAGAGTCTATCATTATCGAATAGGTTTTCCTAATAGAACCTTATTACACTTCTCAGTAGAATCTTCCACTCTCCTGGTGCTTCCCTATTACACCATTCTTCCCATCTTCTAATTGTAGTTTGTTATAAATCCTGTTTTAGTCTAACATATCCAAACAAAGGCAATAAAAAGATAGACTTCAGTGTGGCAGTTTctttgttctttgttttttggataggcaattgaattaaaaacagGTGAAGGATAATTTCCAATAACTTGTTAGGTGCACCGGCCTACTAAATAAAAACTCTATGCTTTTAGACTATTTGTGTTTTTTGTGGTCAGAATTGGCAGTTACCCTGGTAGAAGTGTTGCATGAGCAGATCAAACCTTGTTAAGTGTTTAGctagaaaaaaagaattaaattttcaGTCTGTGAAAAGCTTAAATAGGTTCTTATATTTGTGATTAGTCTTCTTGGTTATTATAACTTTGGACAGCAAAATGCTTAAAAAGGTTTCCACATCTAAGTCTAGGTTGACTGAGACAGACTTTGTGCTCCAATGCACGTCCAGACTACCTGTTCGGTGACGTGGGGATAATCTCTTGTTGCCtgcttttatttcatttctttaatttcacatgtatagaaaaaaaaagcaccATTATTGTTAGTATTTCACAAAAAATAGTGTGATGTAAATTCTTCTTGttgaatataaattatttttaaaagaattgtcCTTTCATTCCTTGGAGGCCATTAATGTCTTCCAATAAACTTGTTTCTCCTAAATTAGTACATGTAAATTGATCAACTGActgatttgatttttcttctccttttctttttcatttgcaGCTCATTGCAGTGTTGATACCAATAGTAGGTCTTGGTGCTTTCCTCTTGTGGGCAGGACGAGACATAATGCAAGGCACTGTGAGGATTCTTCAAAATTTAACTCTGAAACTTCATGCTCTTTTAACTTATACTTTATAAATTGAGTTATATTGCATACAGTTGCTTTTACATACTTCAATGTTTAAGCATGAAGTCATTTTTCCCCAACTGACGAATTTGTATGTTTAAGAAAATTTAAGGAGAAAAGTTAAATGTTTTAGTTATCTTATATCAAACCagcctttttattattttgatgtcAATTTCTTGATTTTATGCTATCCAGTTATTGTGAGTGCTGAGAGTATTGAGAAGTAGTTTATTCTAAGGTGACTAGTAAGTTGTAAACTGTACTGACTGGGTTTTTCTTCGTTGTATATGCAGTGTCCAAATTGTGGAAATGATTTTCAGGTTTTCAAGTAAGATTTGTTTGACACATATTGTTAAGCTAGTTATATTCTTGAAACTTTGGCTTTTAACTGTGCCGAATGACTTCatgtgatccatgtagccgacctcaCCTAGTGagataaggctttgttgttgttgttgtaattcAACTAACCACCTTTACTTTATAATGTCGAATTATCTGTTTCAGATCCTCTCTGAATGATGATTTGCAGCTATGCCCTTTTTGTGGTCAACCTTTTTCTGGTAAGAATGGATTATTTTGCTTGCATGTCTTTAAATTCTTTCAATCGTGTTCTGTAAGTATTACACTGAACTGTTTCTAGCtttgattataaaattaactgGAGCAAGTtttattatagatttttttagtcAAGACTGTTAGCGACCATTCTACATATGTTGtgacttttttattcttaaaaacatttttggAACTTCCTTTGTCATATTCTGTATTTGTATTGGGTATCGGTACTTCACCTGCATCCATGCAACTTAGTTTTGATCTGACCTCCAAAGTACAATTTAGCTGCTTAACACTGACAATTGTGGATTTCTTCccactttatttttccttttgtctTTAAACATGTCGAACCACATCTTGTGGTAACTTTGTCTTTTTAGCCCTGTGTTTTTgtcaaatgaaattgaaaaatctTCAGGTTGCAGCAGACTTGCCATCCTAAAATAAGATGAATGATTAGCCAGTGTTAGTGTTTCGAACTATAAACTGATATGTTGTTTTAGTTCATTATCTTTTAATGTTCTGATGGCTTTAATTTCCTGGAAGATAATGATGGTCTTTTCTGAGATAATCCTTTTGATTCATAGAGATGCCCACCACCTATTTTTATGATacttagtttaattttcatgtgGTGTTCTGAAAGTGGTAAATTAGAATGCTTTATATCATTCACTGTCTTTATGAAAATCACAATGTGGACATTTCTCACTgttgaagtttattttgatatcAGTTGTTGGCAATGAGTTTGTGAAAGACTCGGTGAAGTTTTCGAACCAATCTACAACATTTGGACAAGCATTCAATAATTTCACCCGTTCTAGAAATGGTAATCTTCACAAGGCGTGTTTCCTTTAACAGTACATTGTGTTTAAATACTACTAACGATCTCCCTTATCTCCCCTCTCGTTATTATCCTTAATCTTTGTTGATGATGCTGGGTGCCGTTGTTTCTGTCATGGCAGAAAAAGATTCTGGTAAAGCAATTGATGTTGAAGCTGAAATTAAAGATGTAGACTGAGTCTTCACAGCTATAACATGTTGGTAAGTGTGAAGTAATTAGCAAATTTTGAG
Above is a window of Glycine soja cultivar W05 chromosome 12, ASM419377v2, whole genome shotgun sequence DNA encoding:
- the LOC114380106 gene encoding uncharacterized protein LOC114380106; translation: MFPMTTLVQFSIKGSNLKHNFFHHGIYKRPTCSFSRIETKFGSFNGNSLKLRVGRESLCFLGGAVFKNGEEKGCKREKRAVLVKNNQGFGFNGGGGGGRDDGATARILGNLALAIGLTYLSMTGQLGWILDAIVSIWLIAVLIPIVGLGAFLLWAGRDIMQGTCPNCGNDFQVFKSSLNDDLQLCPFCGQPFSVVGNEFVKDSVKFSNQSTTFGQAFNNFTRSRNEKDSGKAIDVEAEIKDVD